In the genome of Amaranthus tricolor cultivar Red isolate AtriRed21 chromosome 15, ASM2621246v1, whole genome shotgun sequence, one region contains:
- the LOC130801745 gene encoding COP1-interactive protein 1: MLPLSFVGAPVQMTKRHWRDLMQTLYANHFDPKKDEELKQSKIDVENKLPKILKLVKERRHNSRKNRNSEANLRKESELIELIEDFHKYFQFVYDQYEDLRGHLSQTVNGAKEDEGYFTAATSSSDSETESDVDESIHISVDKESLMNKIEENEKIIENLKEKFDKKGREISSLAEKQKLCVGEISGLVKKLESELGSVNVKLDGMWSGEKALEQRVENEELQDQACKLEARMNEINEGVSRLVTTNGTDGVIEVDVSVFEAPELKELVLQVKNLKQNADWLINARKNETKEEKGHRNNSSSIMHENLLDQVNKMKRDLGNMRKKNSELESNIKKKTRENLELVSQVEELRKMYKEKEDSLVRMKNVDVEVQNLRGKLSEREKLMGRKEQENFRLSREIEVLQEKVAKMEKILKEREEQFVVLQTRLENGDDDKSAQIVALTAQINHIEQELELMNEFKTEINIKNNDIGKLIEEKDSLQERISALEKKLEDKGDEFSNLPIDMSTQIVALTREVSQLQREKDMEKKLDEQISFHDREISELGEEKESFEAKILELEITLTEREDQIVDLQRKNQIAENEISYLQEELSVERKKFSEKLSQLENLNSELSSRVLDQQIVLKQHEETAHKLKEDCKSVKGQLLQAADRKMDEVAKEFRKNFEGKLRILSQRIRVAEQLHGEIKETSKRMQERCKQEHPGLEKKLSQFMSSGKAELQTVSRAVDEMMKGMECLITKFETKEGCFLQRLSRVSDEIQVVKNRMKSCMNEHQGSPFTLKMDEKEQDKILKEKVKRLEGKVNKEKGDKLKLMRSVYEMQKKVGDLEKDIVEKDEELSRLGNEKVEAIRQLCMWIDYRQSRGFDQLKELMLVNKIVKDQGGT; encoded by the exons ATGTTACCATTAAGTTTTGTTGGAGCACCGGTTCAAATGACAAAGCGCCATTGGAGAGATTTAATGCAAACTTTGTACGCGAATCACTTTGATCCGAAAAAAGACGAAGAGTTGAAGCAGTCTAAAATAG ATGTAGAGAACAAACTGCCAAAGATTTTGAAGCTCGTAAAAGAGCGACGTCATAACAGCAGGAAGAACAGAAATTCAGAAGCAAATTTGAGAAAAGAATCAGAACTTATTGAACTGATTGAGGATTTTcacaaatattttcaatttgtttatgaCCAATATGAAGATCTGAGAGGACACCTATCTCAAACTGTTAATGGAGCAAAAGAAGATGAAGGCTACTTTACGGCCGCCACTTCTAGTTCAGATTCAGAGACGGAGTCAGATGTGGACGAGTCGATTCACATATCTGTAGATAAGGAATCCTTGATGAACAAAATAGAGGAAAATGagaaaattatagaaaatttaaaagaaaaattcgaCAAAAAGGGAAGAGAAATTTCATCCCTTGCTGAGAAGCAGAAGCTTTGTGTTGGAGAAATTTCGGGTTTGGTTAAGAAATTAGAATCAGAGCTCGGTTCAGTCAATGTTAAGTTGGATGGAATGTGGTCAGGAGAAAAGGCGCTAGAACAGCGAGTGGAGAACGAAGAACTGCAAGATCAGGCGTGTAAATTGGAAGCGAGGATGAATGAGATCAACGAAGGGGTATCTCGACTGGTAACGACAAATGGGACTGATGGTGTAATTGAAGTAGATGTGTCGGTTTTTGAGGCGCCTGAACTAAAGGAGTTGGTATTACAGGTGAAGAATCTGAAGCAAAATGCGGATTGGTTGATCAATGCTCGGAAAAATGAAACGAAAGAAGAAAAGGGTCATCGAAATAATAGCAGCTCGATAATGCATGAAAACTTGCTCGATCAGGTGAACAAAATGAAGCGCGATCTAGGGAACATGAGAAAGAAGAATTCAGAACTCGAGTCGAATATCAAGAAGAAAACGAGAGAAAATTTGGAGCTCGTGTCGCAGGTAGAAGAACTTCGGAAAATGTACAAGGAGAAAGAGGATTCGCTTGTGAGAATGAAGAATGTAGATGTCGAGGTTCAGAATTTGCGTGGAAAGTTAAGTGAAAGAGAGAAGTTGATGGGAAGAAAAGAGCAAGAAAATTTTAGGTTATCGCGGGAAATTGAGGTGTTGCAAGAGAAGGTGGCAAAGATGGAGAAGATACTAAAAGAGCGAGAAGAACAATTTGTTGTGCTTCAAACGAGACTTGAGAATGGCGATGATGATAAGTCGGCGCAAATTGTAGCTTTGACGGCTCAGATTAACCATATCGAGCAGGAGCTTGAATTGATGAATGAATTTAAAACAGAGATCAACATAAAGAACAATGATATCGGTAAGCTAATTGAAGAGAAGGATTCGCTTCAAGAAAGAATATCGGCACTAGAGAAGAAGCTGGAAGATAAAGGAGACGAGTTTTCAAACTTGCCGATTGATATGTCTACGCAAATAGTGGCCTTAACTCGAGAGGTAAGCCAGCTGCAACGAGAGAAAGACATGGAAAAGAAGCTCGACGAGCAGATAAGTTTTCATGATCGAGAGATTAGCGAGTTaggagaagagaaagaaagcTTCGAAGCAAAGATTTTGGAGCTCGAAATAACATTGACTGAACGAGAAGATCAGATTGTCGATCTTCAGAGAAAGAATCAAATCGCGGAGAATGAAATAAGTTACTTACAGGAAGAATTGTCTGTCGAAAGGAAAAAGTTTTCGGAAAAACTTAGCCAGCTCGAAAATTTGAACTCTGAGCTGAGTTCCAGGGTTTTAGATCAGCAAATCGTCTTAAAACAGCATGAAGAAACCGCACACAAGTTAAAGGAGGATTGTAAATCGGTGAAAGGACAGTTATTACAGGCTGCAGACAGGAAAATGGATGAAGTAGCAAAAGAATTTAGGAAGAATTTCGAGGGTAAGCTTCGTATATTGAGTCAGCGTATAAGAGTAGCTGAGCAACTTCATGGCGAGATCAAGGAGACCTCGAAGAGGATGCAAGAGCGTTGTAAGCAAGAACATCCCGGTCTTGAGAAAAAACTTAGTCAATTCATGTCATCGGGAAAAGCTGAGCTACAAACAGTTTCTCGAGCAGTCGATGAAATGATGAAGGGAATGGAGTgtttgataacgaaatttgaGACCAAGGAAGGGTGTTTTTTACAAAGGTTATCTCGAGTTTCTGATGAGATTCAAGTTGTAAAGAACCGAATGAAATCGTGCATGAACGAACATCAAGGATCGCCCTTTACATTGAAAATGGATGAGAAGGAACAAGATAAAATTTTGAAGGAAAAGGTGAAGAGGTTAGAGGGTAAGGTGAATAAGGAGAAGGGTGATAAGCTGAAGTTAATGAGAAGTGTGTATGAGATGCAGAAGAAGGTGGGCGATTTGGAGAAAGACATTGTGGAGAAGGATGAAGAGTTGTCGAGATTAGGCAATGAGAAGGTGGAGGCGATACGACAATTATGTATGTGGATTGATTATCGACAAAGCCGCGGATTTGATCAGCTCAAGGAATTGATGTTGGTAAACAAGATAGTTAAGGATCAAGGAGGAACTTAA